The following proteins are encoded in a genomic region of Ammospiza caudacuta isolate bAmmCau1 chromosome 3, bAmmCau1.pri, whole genome shotgun sequence:
- the CCDC85A gene encoding coiled-coil domain-containing protein 85A isoform X3 yields the protein MSKVAAESCGAAPAEDLSKVSDEELLKWSKEELIRSLRRAEAEKMSAMLDHSNLIREVNRRLQLHLGEIRGLKDINQKLQEDNQELRDLCCFLDDDRQKGKRVSREWQRLGRYSASVMHKEVALYLQKLKELEVRQEEVVKENLELKELCVLLDEEKGGGAGSRSSIDSQISLCQLTAASAYIRDVGDGSSTSSTGSTDSPDHHKHHPSTSPEHLQKPRGEGSPEHQKHRSISPEHLQKPRGSGSPDHHLKGPSPEHHKTIVKVPEPQKHSGSSPETIPKHVLSSSPEHFQKQRPGGSPEHQKHSGGSPDHLQKHTPSGSTEHLHKVHLCLHKTGIALCFLSCLYLSQQSGGLTNPSMVSVETPVSKDLERIKKGCLKMSWHTK from the exons ATGTCCAAAGTGGCGGCGGAAAGTTGCGGAGCAGCCCCGGCCGAGGACTTGTCCAAGGTGTCGGACGAGGAGCTGCTCAAGTGGAGCAAGGAGGAGCTGATCCGCAGCCTCCGGCGCGCCGAGGCCGAGAAGATGAGCGCGATGCTGGACCACAGCAACCTCATCCGCGAGGTGAACCGCCGCCTCCAGCTCCACCTCGGCGAGATCCGCGGCTTGAAG GACATCAACCAGAAGCTGCAGGAAGATAACCAGGAGCTGAGGGacctctgctgcttcctggatGACGACCGGCAGAAGGGCAAGAGGGTGTCCCGCGAGTGGCAGCGCCTGGGCAGGTACAGCGCCAGCGTCATGCACAAGGAGGTGGCCCTGTACCTGCAGAAGCTGAAAGAGCTGGaagtgaggcaggaagaagtggTTAAGGAGAACCTGGAGCTGAAGGAGTTGTGTGTGTTGCTGGATGAGGAGAAGGGCGGAGGAGCAGGCAGCCGGAGCTCCATCGACAGCCAGatcagcctgtgccagctgaCGGCCGCCAGCGCCTACATCAGAGATGTGggggatggcagcagcacctccagcacgggcagcactgacagcccaGACCATCACAAACACCACCCAAGCACCAGTCCAGAGCACCTGCAGAAACCTCGGGGGGAAGGGAGCCCTGAGCATCAGAAGCACAGGAGTATCAGCCCCGAGCACCTGCAGAAGCCCAGGGGTTCTGGCAGTCCTGATCACCACCTGAAAGGGCCGAGCCCTGAGCACCACAAAACCATTGTCAAAGTACCTGAACCACAAAAGCACAGCGGAAGCAGCCCAGAAACTATCCCAAAGCACGTTTTGAGTAGTAGCCCGGAACACTTTCAAAAGCAGAGGCCTGGGGGTAGCCCTGAGCACCAAAAGCACAGCGGGGGCAGCCCTGACCACCTGCAGAAGCACACGCCCAGTGGAAGTACAGAGCACCTGCACAAG GTGCATTTGTGTTTGCATAAGACAGGAATTGCATTATGTTTCTTGTCCTGCTTGTATCTGAGTCAGCAGAGTGGAG GGCTGACCAACCCCAGCATGGTAAGTGTAGAGACTCCTGTTTCTAAAGACTTGGAAAGGATTAAAAAG GGCTGCTTAAAGATGTCTTGGCACACAAAGTGA
- the CCDC85A gene encoding coiled-coil domain-containing protein 85A isoform X2 has translation MSKVAAESCGAAPAEDLSKVSDEELLKWSKEELIRSLRRAEAEKMSAMLDHSNLIREVNRRLQLHLGEIRGLKDINQKLQEDNQELRDLCCFLDDDRQKGKRVSREWQRLGRYSASVMHKEVALYLQKLKELEVRQEEVVKENLELKELCVLLDEEKGGGAGSRSSIDSQISLCQLTAASAYIRDVGDGSSTSSTGSTDSPDHHKHHPSTSPEHLQKPRGEGSPEHQKHRSISPEHLQKPRGSGSPDHHLKGPSPEHHKTIVKVPEPQKHSGSSPETIPKHVLSSSPEHFQKQRPGGSPEHQKHSGGSPDHLQKHTPSGSTEHLHKVRGTSPEHLKQHYGGSPEHLKHLSGGSREGTLRRQVTDELSPHHRSLYNGMNGCVEETWRCCRVVPWN, from the exons ATGTCCAAAGTGGCGGCGGAAAGTTGCGGAGCAGCCCCGGCCGAGGACTTGTCCAAGGTGTCGGACGAGGAGCTGCTCAAGTGGAGCAAGGAGGAGCTGATCCGCAGCCTCCGGCGCGCCGAGGCCGAGAAGATGAGCGCGATGCTGGACCACAGCAACCTCATCCGCGAGGTGAACCGCCGCCTCCAGCTCCACCTCGGCGAGATCCGCGGCTTGAAG GACATCAACCAGAAGCTGCAGGAAGATAACCAGGAGCTGAGGGacctctgctgcttcctggatGACGACCGGCAGAAGGGCAAGAGGGTGTCCCGCGAGTGGCAGCGCCTGGGCAGGTACAGCGCCAGCGTCATGCACAAGGAGGTGGCCCTGTACCTGCAGAAGCTGAAAGAGCTGGaagtgaggcaggaagaagtggTTAAGGAGAACCTGGAGCTGAAGGAGTTGTGTGTGTTGCTGGATGAGGAGAAGGGCGGAGGAGCAGGCAGCCGGAGCTCCATCGACAGCCAGatcagcctgtgccagctgaCGGCCGCCAGCGCCTACATCAGAGATGTGggggatggcagcagcacctccagcacgggcagcactgacagcccaGACCATCACAAACACCACCCAAGCACCAGTCCAGAGCACCTGCAGAAACCTCGGGGGGAAGGGAGCCCTGAGCATCAGAAGCACAGGAGTATCAGCCCCGAGCACCTGCAGAAGCCCAGGGGTTCTGGCAGTCCTGATCACCACCTGAAAGGGCCGAGCCCTGAGCACCACAAAACCATTGTCAAAGTACCTGAACCACAAAAGCACAGCGGAAGCAGCCCAGAAACTATCCCAAAGCACGTTTTGAGTAGTAGCCCGGAACACTTTCAAAAGCAGAGGCCTGGGGGTAGCCCTGAGCACCAAAAGCACAGCGGGGGCAGCCCTGACCACCTGCAGAAGCACACGCCCAGTGGAAGTACAGAGCACCTGCACAAGGTGAGGGGTACGAGCCCAGAGCACCTCAAACAGCACTATGGAGGGAGCCCAGAGCACCTCAAACACCTCAGCGGAGGCAGCAGAGAAGGGACCCTCAGGAGACAAGTGACAGATGAGCTGTCCCCTCACCACAGGAGTTTGTACAACGGAATGAATG